A single window of Candidatus Woesearchaeota archaeon DNA harbors:
- a CDS encoding stage II sporulation protein M, which yields MVFEQLYSAEWLEKKATFAFIMGFSYAVLGIFSAMLLFPQDPGLVAVAFTSLLLLPSLNKLLAIEENVESREQTFNFWLLFRDHRDIVRVYLFLFIGILLAFSFFAIMLPTLAASNLFQEQTRILGISTGNAFVNADFGTFTDILLNNLRVLLFCLIASLVYGAGSIFIITWNASVWGTIFGIVAKDSALIIGQNPFVYFALTILAVFPHMIAEALAYFLGAIAGGVVSKATIRETFGSSHFNHILLDALIIFGLALIVVAIGAYIEVYITHRVMSLLGV from the coding sequence ATGGTATTTGAACAGCTGTATTCTGCTGAATGGCTCGAAAAAAAGGCGACGTTTGCATTTATTATGGGTTTTTCCTACGCAGTCCTTGGTATTTTTTCTGCCATGTTGCTCTTTCCCCAGGATCCTGGATTAGTTGCTGTTGCCTTTACTTCTCTGTTATTGCTTCCTTCATTGAATAAACTTCTCGCAATTGAAGAAAATGTTGAAAGCCGTGAACAAACGTTTAATTTCTGGCTGTTGTTCAGAGATCATAGAGACATCGTCCGTGTGTATTTGTTTCTTTTTATCGGCATACTTTTGGCATTTTCATTCTTTGCAATTATGCTTCCAACACTAGCAGCAAGTAATCTCTTTCAGGAGCAGACAAGAATATTAGGTATATCAACGGGCAATGCCTTTGTCAATGCAGATTTTGGGACGTTTACCGACATACTCTTAAATAACCTCAGAGTACTGCTTTTCTGCTTGATTGCATCGTTAGTGTATGGAGCAGGATCTATTTTTATTATCACCTGGAATGCTTCTGTCTGGGGAACTATCTTTGGGATCGTTGCAAAAGATTCTGCATTAATTATTGGACAAAATCCTTTTGTCTATTTTGCACTCACCATTCTTGCCGTCTTTCCCCATATGATTGCCGAAGCACTAGCCTACTTCTTGGGTGCTATTGCAGGAGGCGTTGTTTCTAAAGCCACTATTCGTGAAACATTTGGTTCATCACACTTCAACCACATTCTCCTTGATGCCCTTATTATTTTTGGGCTTGCGCTTATTGTTGTTGCCATTGGAGCATACATCGAGGTGTATATTACTCATCGTGTCATGAGTCTGTTGGGGGTATAG
- a CDS encoding exonuclease SbcCD subunit D produces MTIITFAHLADCHIGSWRDPKLKECSTNAFLKAMDKCIAEQVDFMVIAGDLFNTSLPAIDSLKASVKKLKEVKDRGISVYGIPGSHDYSPSGKTMLDVLEQAGLFCNVVKGKVTPSGKLQLLFTVDQKTGIKITGLLGKRGMLERSYYEQLDHAHLEAETGLKIFCFHTAFEELKPKELQHVETSPLSLLPKGFLYYAGGHVHVVFTREEEGYGKIAYPGPLFPNSFKELEDLKQGGFYLCTYDTETRALVQQWEPVQVYNVYSIIVDATMKTPQEIEDEIMRDITTKEFNNTIVTIRVEGTVRSGKPSEIRFKDIYAMLYDRSAYYVMKNTTRLQAKEFSEINVQTTTTEETERALIKEHLGQQAVGLDPTAEEQLTLMLMKAFDQEKNEGETNVDFEQRILGEGSKTFQAHTNTNESLK; encoded by the coding sequence ATGACCATTATTACCTTTGCACATCTGGCAGATTGCCATATTGGTTCGTGGCGCGATCCAAAATTAAAAGAATGCAGCACCAATGCTTTTCTAAAAGCCATGGACAAGTGCATCGCAGAACAGGTAGACTTTATGGTTATTGCCGGAGATCTTTTTAACACGAGTTTACCTGCTATCGACAGTTTAAAGGCATCAGTCAAGAAACTCAAGGAAGTAAAGGACCGGGGGATTTCTGTCTATGGCATTCCAGGAAGTCATGATTACTCTCCGTCGGGAAAGACCATGCTTGATGTTCTCGAGCAGGCAGGATTGTTTTGCAATGTAGTAAAAGGAAAGGTAACGCCTTCAGGGAAATTACAGTTGTTGTTTACGGTTGACCAAAAAACAGGAATAAAAATAACTGGCTTGTTGGGTAAACGAGGGATGCTTGAGCGAAGCTATTATGAACAACTCGATCATGCTCATCTTGAGGCTGAAACAGGGCTAAAGATTTTTTGTTTTCATACGGCTTTTGAAGAATTAAAGCCAAAAGAACTTCAACACGTAGAGACCTCACCCTTATCGCTCCTTCCTAAAGGATTTCTCTATTATGCAGGGGGTCATGTCCATGTGGTGTTTACTCGAGAAGAAGAAGGCTATGGGAAAATAGCTTATCCAGGGCCATTGTTTCCCAATAGTTTCAAAGAGCTTGAAGATCTCAAACAAGGTGGCTTCTATCTTTGTACGTATGATACTGAAACAAGAGCCCTTGTACAACAATGGGAACCTGTGCAAGTATACAATGTGTATAGTATTATTGTTGATGCCACCATGAAGACTCCACAAGAAATCGAAGATGAAATCATGAGAGACATCACCACAAAAGAGTTTAATAATACTATTGTCACGATAAGAGTTGAAGGAACAGTAAGGAGCGGAAAGCCCTCAGAGATTCGGTTTAAAGATATCTACGCCATGCTGTATGATCGATCAGCCTATTATGTTATGAAGAACACAACTCGACTTCAGGCAAAGGAATTTAGTGAAATCAATGTCCAAACGACAACAACCGAAGAAACTGAACGTGCCTTAATCAAAGAACATCTCGGTCAACAAGCAGTGGGATTAGATCCAACAGCAGAGGAACAACTTACGTTGATGCTCATGAAGGCATTTGATCAAGAGAAGAATGAAGGGGAAACCAATGTTGATTTTGAGCAGCGAATTCTCGGCGAGGGAAGCAAGACTTTCCAGGCACATACAAATACAAACGAAAGCCTTAAATAG
- a CDS encoding ATP-binding protein, producing MKGQVISGEFGKLLVRQKADQEIELGELCIAETPKGKILLQVYDLIYGSQISQSNRELISGLQLEENTTLEFMEPHLRNYTLAVLKPLITVTQDAQMCKTLPTFFSPIREINVNDVAFLNKPKHPLFLGKLRSGSKILDVPIYLTGKDALTHHILIPASTGKGKSNLTAVMLWDCVDKDYAGILVLDPHDEYFGRNKRGLKDHPHHEKVVYYSPHPPHGGRTLKINIATIKPQHFNGVIEWSTPQKEALGSYYKAFGNRWIEAIILEKPIDGFKFTEATIGVVKRRLLTILDVEFAENKLSCHGTFDLQAGSTTIGDIVRELEQARLVIIDTSSFGGSVEILIGSLIATEILQRYKQYKRTGELGQKPVISVLLEEAPRVLGKEVLEKGSNIFGTIAREGRKFQVGLIAITQLPSMIPREILANMNTKIILGIEMAPERQAIIESSAQDLSTDARTIASLDKGEALLTSTFSKFAIPLKVPLFEDYIQEYQNAFIATTYGKQKQEKRDIPLQFSEVQLV from the coding sequence ATTAAAGGCCAAGTTATTTCTGGGGAATTTGGTAAACTACTCGTACGACAAAAAGCAGATCAGGAAATAGAGCTCGGTGAACTGTGTATTGCTGAAACACCTAAAGGTAAGATTTTACTCCAAGTGTATGATTTGATCTATGGCAGTCAAATTTCGCAGAGCAATCGGGAACTGATCTCAGGATTACAACTGGAGGAAAACACCACACTTGAGTTTATGGAGCCTCATTTGCGGAATTATACCCTTGCAGTTTTGAAACCACTGATTACGGTTACGCAAGATGCACAGATGTGTAAAACCCTTCCTACGTTTTTCTCTCCTATCCGTGAAATTAATGTGAATGATGTTGCGTTCCTCAACAAACCCAAACATCCCTTATTTCTTGGAAAATTACGAAGTGGCTCAAAAATCCTCGATGTTCCTATTTATTTAACCGGAAAAGATGCACTTACGCATCATATTTTAATTCCTGCATCAACAGGAAAGGGAAAATCAAACCTTACTGCTGTTATGCTCTGGGATTGTGTCGATAAGGATTATGCAGGCATCCTGGTGTTAGATCCGCATGATGAATACTTTGGAAGAAACAAGAGAGGGTTAAAGGATCATCCACATCATGAAAAAGTGGTCTATTATTCGCCTCATCCACCGCATGGGGGAAGAACATTAAAGATCAATATTGCTACGATTAAACCACAACATTTCAATGGGGTTATTGAGTGGAGTACGCCACAAAAAGAAGCACTTGGTTCTTATTATAAGGCCTTTGGAAATCGTTGGATTGAGGCTATTATCCTTGAAAAGCCTATTGATGGGTTTAAATTTACTGAGGCAACTATCGGTGTGGTGAAACGTCGCTTACTTACTATTCTCGATGTAGAGTTTGCTGAAAATAAACTCAGCTGTCATGGAACCTTTGATCTTCAGGCAGGATCAACAACTATTGGAGATATTGTTCGAGAACTTGAGCAGGCACGACTGGTTATCATTGATACCTCAAGTTTTGGAGGCTCTGTAGAAATCCTTATCGGGAGCCTTATTGCTACCGAAATCTTGCAGCGTTACAAGCAATATAAACGCACCGGTGAACTCGGGCAAAAGCCGGTTATTTCTGTACTCCTTGAGGAAGCTCCACGGGTATTGGGAAAGGAAGTTCTTGAAAAAGGATCGAATATTTTCGGGACTATTGCGCGTGAAGGAAGGAAATTTCAGGTAGGATTAATTGCCATTACCCAACTCCCCAGTATGATCCCCCGTGAAATTCTCGCCAATATGAATACCAAAATCATTTTGGGTATTGAAATGGCTCCAGAGCGCCAGGCAATTATTGAATCTTCTGCGCAGGACCTTTCGACGGATGCAAGAACCATCGCTTCGTTAGATAAAGGAGAGGCTCTGCTTACCAGCACCTTTAGCAAATTTGCCATTCCTCTCAAAGTTCCTCTCTTTGAAGACTACATACAGGAATATCAGAATGCCTTTATAGCAACGACGTATGGCAAGCAAAAGCAGGAGAAGAGAGACATTCCCTTACAATTTAGTGAGGTCCAGCTGGTATGA
- a CDS encoding NAD-dependent epimerase/dehydratase family protein gives MKMLVTGGAGFIGSHIVEQYVQAGHEVVVVDNLSTGKRENLHPNTRFYELDIQQQQELAKIFAKEKPEIVNHQAAQISASRSLKDPLNDAQTNVLGSLSLLECCRQYSVKKIIYASTAAVYGTPETLLCTEAHPIQPVWPYGVSKYYMEQSLWLYHHHYGIPYAIFRYGNVYGPRQDPYGEAGVVSIFIEKMLEGKQPRINGDGKQTRDFVFVRDVAHASLCALQPAIPSGVFNIATGTETSVNTLFNEIKQLLKSPLQPNHGQPIVTEVRTIALDNAKAKKTLSWKPTTLLTEGLRQTIAWYKER, from the coding sequence ATGAAAATGTTAGTAACTGGCGGAGCAGGATTTATTGGTAGCCATATTGTCGAGCAGTATGTGCAGGCTGGCCATGAGGTTGTTGTGGTTGATAATTTAAGTACAGGCAAGCGAGAAAACCTGCATCCGAATACAAGATTCTATGAACTGGATATTCAACAGCAACAAGAACTTGCAAAGATATTTGCCAAAGAAAAACCAGAAATAGTCAACCATCAGGCAGCACAGATTAGCGCATCACGATCATTGAAAGATCCTCTCAATGACGCACAGACTAATGTGCTTGGTTCACTTTCTCTGTTGGAATGTTGTCGTCAGTATTCAGTCAAAAAGATCATCTATGCTTCTACGGCAGCAGTCTATGGCACACCAGAAACATTGTTGTGTACAGAAGCTCATCCTATTCAACCAGTCTGGCCCTATGGTGTCTCAAAATATTACATGGAACAATCCCTTTGGTTGTACCATCATCACTATGGCATACCTTATGCCATATTTCGTTATGGAAATGTATATGGCCCGCGGCAAGATCCTTATGGAGAAGCAGGAGTAGTAAGCATTTTTATTGAAAAAATGTTAGAGGGAAAACAACCAAGGATTAATGGCGATGGCAAGCAAACAAGAGATTTTGTGTTTGTAAGGGACGTCGCACATGCCAGCCTTTGTGCACTTCAACCTGCTATTCCGTCAGGTGTGTTCAATATCGCAACAGGAACAGAAACATCAGTCAATACCCTATTTAACGAAATTAAGCAGCTCCTTAAAAGTCCTCTTCAACCAAATCATGGTCAGCCGATTGTCACTGAAGTAAGAACAATTGCGCTTGATAACGCCAAAGCAAAGAAAACGCTAAGCTGGAAACCTACAACGCTATTAACCGAGGGACTCAGACAAACCATTGCTTGGTACAAGGAGCGTTAA
- a CDS encoding TIGR02253 family HAD-type hydrolase, with the protein MIKAILFDLDNTLIDFMKMKHIAISEAIDAMIDAGLTIPKEDALEILYQLYHQTHFENPQIFQRFLKKVTGEIDYKKLAYAIVAYRQARTGFLHPYPGTKKTLIALKSKGLQLAIVSDAPKLKAWLRLVAMRIDDFFDVVVALEDTGRTKPSILPFKAALTKLKVKPEECLMVGDRPSRDMAGARKLGIKTCFAQYGSDKQVRNIKTDHAIASIDELITIVEKENSKRRE; encoded by the coding sequence ATGATCAAAGCAATCCTGTTCGATCTGGACAATACGCTGATTGATTTTATGAAGATGAAACATATTGCGATTTCTGAAGCAATTGATGCAATGATTGATGCTGGCTTAACCATACCTAAAGAGGATGCCCTTGAGATCCTTTACCAACTGTATCATCAAACTCACTTTGAAAATCCACAGATCTTCCAAAGATTTTTGAAAAAAGTAACCGGAGAAATTGATTACAAAAAATTGGCATACGCTATTGTAGCCTATCGACAGGCACGAACAGGCTTTTTGCATCCCTATCCTGGAACAAAGAAGACACTGATTGCGCTCAAAAGTAAAGGCCTTCAATTAGCCATTGTCAGCGACGCACCAAAATTAAAAGCCTGGCTAAGATTAGTTGCTATGAGAATTGACGATTTCTTTGATGTCGTCGTAGCCTTAGAGGATACCGGCAGGACAAAACCAAGCATCTTGCCATTTAAGGCAGCCCTAACCAAACTCAAGGTTAAACCAGAAGAATGCCTTATGGTTGGTGATAGGCCCTCAAGAGATATGGCAGGGGCAAGAAAGCTCGGTATTAAAACGTGTTTTGCACAGTATGGTTCAGATAAACAAGTACGGAATATTAAAACAGATCATGCTATTGCAAGCATCGACGAGCTTATCACGATAGTAGAAAAAGAGAATAGTAAACGTCGCGAATGA
- the thpR gene encoding RNA 2',3'-cyclic phosphodiesterase — protein MRLFLALLLPPEIRKELVALYQSIPPSLGKITWVAEENIHLTIKFLGEVPQEKLSLIKHVLAQVHHHPFDLQLTDIGAFPKLSNPRVIWVGVMPHETVVLLQKQIDDALAKLGFSKDLRFHPHITLGRVKIVHEGHALTKMLSSLPLKPRHFTANEFSLMQSTLTPKGPVYQNLSRENKDENVMVR, from the coding sequence ATGCGCCTTTTCCTTGCTTTGTTGCTTCCTCCTGAAATACGAAAAGAACTTGTTGCGCTTTATCAGTCTATTCCTCCATCGCTCGGAAAGATTACTTGGGTGGCAGAAGAAAATATCCATCTTACCATCAAGTTTCTGGGAGAGGTTCCTCAAGAAAAACTCTCGTTAATAAAACACGTGCTTGCTCAGGTGCATCATCATCCTTTTGATCTTCAGCTGACAGATATTGGTGCTTTTCCCAAGCTCTCTAATCCGCGAGTTATCTGGGTCGGGGTTATGCCTCACGAAACGGTTGTCCTGCTGCAGAAGCAAATTGATGACGCATTAGCAAAGCTTGGGTTTAGCAAAGACCTACGCTTTCATCCGCACATTACCCTCGGAAGAGTAAAGATAGTTCATGAGGGGCATGCACTCACCAAAATGCTTTCTTCCTTGCCACTGAAACCACGCCATTTCACGGCTAATGAATTTTCGCTGATGCAAAGTACGTTGACGCCAAAAGGGCCTGTTTATCAGAATTTATCAAGGGAAAATAAAGACGAGAATGTTATGGTTCGATAG
- a CDS encoding PIN domain-containing protein has translation MKEQIFIDTNAFFYFLSQEKGKGDVVMRLLDDNQYILCTNVLVLNELKFKLLWGEAALKLNTTNKYTILNHIKNDKKLRQEVYARYLLFFVNIRSKVHIYEIEEQEEVLSCALSEQYGLLPTDASILATMQQYGIVKILTSDLDFKKIKEIQAIEP, from the coding sequence ATGAAAGAACAGATCTTCATTGATACGAATGCTTTTTTTTATTTTCTTAGTCAAGAAAAGGGGAAAGGAGATGTCGTTATGCGACTGCTCGACGATAATCAATATATTCTTTGTACCAATGTTCTTGTCTTAAATGAACTTAAGTTTAAACTGTTATGGGGAGAGGCTGCACTAAAGCTGAATACAACCAACAAATATACTATCCTGAATCACATTAAAAATGATAAAAAACTCAGACAAGAGGTATATGCTCGTTATCTGCTTTTCTTTGTAAACATTCGAAGCAAGGTGCACATTTACGAAATAGAGGAGCAAGAAGAGGTGTTGAGTTGCGCTCTTTCCGAACAATATGGTTTATTGCCCACTGACGCTTCTATTCTTGCAACAATGCAGCAGTACGGTATTGTCAAAATTCTGACCAGTGATCTGGATTTCAAAAAAATCAAGGAGATTCAGGCTATCGAACCATAA
- a CDS encoding AbrB/MazE/SpoVT family DNA-binding domain-containing protein, with product MTICIKAIGERGEIVIPKRIREEKGLKPNAKIEIITGKNGILLVPVENDFRKLRGLFGELSKTDIKKIDLIYHELLAR from the coding sequence ATGACTATCTGCATTAAAGCAATTGGAGAGCGCGGAGAGATCGTTATCCCCAAGAGAATAAGGGAAGAAAAAGGACTGAAGCCAAACGCTAAGATAGAGATAATTACAGGAAAAAATGGTATCCTTCTCGTCCCTGTCGAAAATGATTTCCGAAAACTTCGTGGACTTTTCGGAGAATTAAGCAAAACTGATATTAAAAAAATAGATCTCATCTATCATGAGCTGTTAGCGAGATAG
- a CDS encoding preprotein translocase subunit Sec61beta, translating to MPSGMGGLVRYFDEYKSKIEFQPGHIIILALVIIILVLIFHLYGGNLFY from the coding sequence ATGCCTTCGGGTATGGGCGGTCTTGTACGTTACTTTGATGAGTATAAAAGTAAGATCGAGTTTCAGCCAGGCCATATTATCATTCTTGCCTTAGTTATTATTATTCTTGTTCTTATTTTCCATCTCTATGGTGGAAACTTGTTTTACTAA
- a CDS encoding nascent polypeptide-associated complex protein, whose translation MFPGMNARKMEQMMRKMGIQQVEIPAKQVVMTLEDKELVFLDPQVSKVNMMGQITYQLIGEVEERSLEVAIKEEDIQTVMEQADVDAATAKEALRTAHGDLAAAILALRNER comes from the coding sequence ATGTTTCCTGGAATGAATGCACGAAAGATGGAACAGATGATGCGTAAGATGGGCATCCAACAGGTAGAGATCCCCGCAAAACAAGTTGTTATGACGCTCGAAGATAAGGAGCTTGTTTTTTTAGATCCACAAGTAAGTAAGGTAAATATGATGGGTCAGATAACCTATCAGTTGATCGGAGAAGTAGAGGAACGGTCTCTTGAAGTTGCTATAAAGGAAGAGGATATCCAAACAGTTATGGAACAGGCTGATGTTGATGCTGCAACGGCAAAAGAAGCGCTTCGCACCGCTCATGGAGATCTTGCTGCAGCCATACTCGCGCTCAGAAATGAAAGGTAA
- a CDS encoding type II toxin-antitoxin system RelE/ParE family toxin, with the protein MYHVDVSTRAEKFIDKLDNHLRLRIEERLKKLKDNPIPSDAKFIGRDEMGEKIFRYRIGAYRALYKIKEQEQIILISKIDKRPRVYD; encoded by the coding sequence TTGTATCATGTTGACGTATCTACCCGAGCAGAGAAATTTATTGATAAATTAGATAATCATTTGCGATTACGAATAGAAGAGCGGCTTAAAAAACTAAAGGATAACCCTATACCAAGCGATGCGAAATTCATTGGCAGAGACGAGATGGGTGAGAAAATATTTCGATACCGAATTGGAGCTTATCGCGCATTATACAAAATCAAAGAGCAAGAGCAGATCATTCTCATATCAAAGATTGATAAACGTCCACGAGTTTATGATTAG
- a CDS encoding AAA family ATPase gives MTRVKTGIKGFDELIQGGFPKGNSILYTGSPGTGKTIFGLQFLYNGAQLYKEKGLYVSFEQPVIDIQNQAKQFGWDLKTLEKKGLLKILSIPARDIKKDTAQEVIRLCEKEKIERMVIDSLSTLSINAPIYSVTSDLAIAEVVENSTFFSPPVIGDLVVKRFIYGFIDDLRKLPNTTTVLISETSKESAYLSRDTISEFLCDGVVLVTFESMGGEYSRSLLVRKMRQTKNDEDIHPLEVSKHGLVVHKIT, from the coding sequence ATGACACGCGTTAAAACAGGTATAAAAGGTTTTGATGAACTTATTCAAGGAGGTTTTCCCAAAGGAAATTCAATTTTGTATACCGGTTCACCGGGAACAGGTAAAACCATCTTTGGGTTACAGTTCCTTTACAACGGAGCACAATTGTACAAAGAAAAAGGGTTGTACGTAAGTTTTGAACAGCCCGTTATAGATATTCAAAATCAAGCAAAGCAGTTCGGGTGGGATTTGAAAACATTAGAGAAAAAAGGATTGTTGAAGATTTTAAGCATTCCTGCACGAGATATCAAGAAAGATACTGCGCAAGAGGTTATTAGACTTTGCGAAAAAGAGAAGATAGAAAGAATGGTTATTGACTCTCTGTCAACGTTATCTATTAATGCACCGATCTATTCAGTAACTAGTGATTTAGCAATAGCGGAGGTAGTAGAAAATTCTACTTTTTTTTCTCCACCAGTTATCGGTGATCTTGTCGTCAAAAGATTTATTTATGGTTTTATTGATGATTTGAGAAAGTTACCTAATACAACAACAGTTCTTATCTCAGAAACTTCGAAAGAGAGTGCGTATCTTTCCCGCGATACCATTTCAGAATTTCTTTGTGATGGAGTTGTTCTTGTTACTTTTGAAAGTATGGGTGGAGAATATTCACGAAGTCTTCTTGTCAGAAAAATGAGACAAACAAAGAACGATGAGGATATTCACCCTTTAGAGGTTAGTAAACATGGATTAGTAGTTCATAAAATCACATGA
- a CDS encoding FAD-binding oxidoreductase has protein sequence MALIDALSEISSFLGQDSVVTEARVLERQTSNTLGLERRVEAVVKPRTTADVQNIVRIANRYRVTLYPFSRGRNIGYGEKAPPRNVAFLVDLSGLNAIRSYDHTLGTVVIEPGVTQGDLSAYLSNQGDKWITDVTGAGTKSSIVGNTLEGGFGHTPLGNRRKNVAGLEVVLGTGDLFYPGKFPGIGPDLNGIFVQSNFGIVTAASLRLYRRPECYNSFRLTVPKEEDLVELVETLRDLRQRSITNSLVHIADPMRMVVTTGRVPPGYETRRLGPYEASEMLSAQFNERLYWTAVGGLYGTSEEVSIKRRILAESIRRIGGHAMFFSDERIDFMERVGSIFARLHASSILEHMACRSPILEDYLRSLVGYLRTAEGLQRTMRTYRSIHNLMNGVPSDMPEENILWRNGNHEDNGLIWISPTFPSLGETAKKVYDLGQKIFRRYDFEMPLTITLVEPDQCVGIISLHFNKNDPEERERAYQLYHEVLDTFSRNGIFTYRSSILEMDPSNFQNPERWDTFERIKVALDPNRVISPGRYGI, from the coding sequence ATGGCTTTAATTGATGCCTTAAGCGAGATAAGCTCTTTTCTTGGCCAAGATTCTGTAGTTACAGAAGCAAGAGTTTTGGAAAGACAAACTTCTAACACCCTTGGTTTAGAGAGAAGAGTTGAGGCAGTAGTAAAGCCAAGAACAACTGCTGACGTCCAAAATATAGTGAGAATTGCAAATAGGTATAGGGTAACATTATATCCATTCAGTCGTGGAAGAAATATAGGATATGGAGAGAAAGCACCACCACGGAATGTTGCATTTTTAGTTGATTTAAGTGGATTGAATGCAATCAGATCATATGATCATACACTAGGGACTGTTGTTATTGAACCGGGTGTGACACAGGGAGATCTATCAGCTTATTTATCAAATCAGGGAGATAAATGGATTACTGATGTTACGGGAGCTGGAACAAAATCAAGTATCGTTGGTAACACCTTAGAAGGAGGATTTGGGCATACCCCCTTAGGAAATAGAAGAAAAAACGTAGCTGGATTGGAGGTAGTTCTTGGTACTGGGGATCTATTTTACCCTGGGAAATTCCCAGGTATCGGACCAGATCTGAATGGAATTTTCGTTCAAAGTAATTTTGGGATAGTAACCGCTGCCTCTTTGAGGTTGTATCGAAGACCTGAATGTTACAATTCATTTAGATTAACCGTTCCTAAAGAAGAAGATTTAGTTGAACTCGTAGAGACATTGAGAGACTTAAGACAACGAAGTATTACTAATAGTCTTGTGCATATAGCAGATCCAATGAGGATGGTAGTTACAACAGGAAGAGTCCCTCCAGGATATGAGACAAGAAGACTAGGACCTTACGAAGCATCTGAAATGTTATCTGCTCAATTTAATGAAAGACTCTACTGGACTGCTGTCGGTGGCCTCTACGGAACATCAGAAGAAGTAAGCATCAAAAGAAGAATACTTGCCGAATCAATAAGAAGAATTGGAGGACATGCAATGTTTTTTAGTGATGAGAGAATTGATTTCATGGAAAGAGTTGGGTCTATTTTTGCAAGGCTTCATGCAAGTAGCATACTTGAACACATGGCCTGCAGATCACCAATACTAGAAGATTATTTAAGGAGTCTTGTAGGTTACTTAAGAACTGCTGAAGGATTACAAAGAACGATGAGAACTTACAGAAGTATTCATAACCTCATGAATGGTGTTCCATCTGACATGCCAGAAGAAAATATTCTTTGGAGAAACGGCAATCATGAAGACAATGGCCTCATCTGGATATCCCCAACATTTCCATCTTTGGGAGAAACTGCAAAAAAAGTGTATGATCTTGGGCAGAAAATTTTTCGAAGATACGATTTTGAAATGCCGTTAACCATAACCTTAGTTGAACCAGATCAATGTGTTGGCATTATTAGTTTGCATTTCAATAAAAATGACCCAGAAGAGAGAGAAAGAGCTTATCAATTATATCATGAAGTACTTGATACTTTTTCTAGAAACGGTATTTTCACGTATCGATCAAGCATTTTAGAAATGGATCCATCTAATTTTCAAAACCCAGAGCGATGGGATACTTTTGAAAGAATTAAAGTCGCACTAGACCCTAACAGAGTCATATCACCCGGAAGGTATGGTATCTAA